In Bacteroides coprosuis DSM 18011, the following are encoded in one genomic region:
- a CDS encoding biotin biosynthesis protein BioC (InterPro IPR013216:IPR011814~KEGG: bvu:BVU_2782 putative biotin synthesis protein BioC~PFAM: Methyltransferase type 11~SPTR: Putative biotin synthesis protein BioC;~TIGRFAM: Biotin biosynthesis protein BioC~IMG reference gene:2504106697~PFAM: Methyltransferase domain~TIGRFAM: biotin biosynthesis protein BioC), with translation MIDIELVQKKFEKSINSYNDHAIAQRQIAQKLYSLLSPYLAKSSLLGRVLEVGCGTGFLTHHILQHYPSIYFLNDINKHLEEVLQPLLRNQVYEYRIGDAEQIELPKELDLLVSSSCIQWFENLPSFINKINQSLNNNAYVFLSTFGPSNMREIRQITGVGLPYYSLVDLQILFQQKYEILFLQEEFITLSFNSVLDVLNHLKQTGVNGGFSRVWTKKAFMDFCVKYECLSENKNKIQLTYHPIYIGLKKR, from the coding sequence ATGATAGATATAGAACTCGTTCAGAAAAAATTTGAGAAGAGCATAAATTCTTATAATGATCATGCAATTGCGCAAAGACAAATTGCACAAAAATTATATTCTTTGTTGTCCCCTTATTTGGCTAAGTCTTCTTTATTAGGCAGAGTTCTAGAAGTAGGGTGTGGTACAGGATTTTTAACTCATCATATTTTACAGCATTACCCATCTATTTACTTTTTAAACGACATAAATAAGCATCTTGAAGAAGTTCTTCAACCCTTACTAAGAAATCAGGTTTATGAGTATAGGATAGGAGATGCCGAACAGATAGAACTTCCTAAAGAATTGGATTTATTGGTTTCTAGTTCTTGTATTCAATGGTTTGAAAATTTACCCTCTTTTATTAATAAAATAAACCAGTCTTTAAATAATAACGCTTATGTCTTCTTATCCACCTTTGGACCTAGCAATATGAGAGAGATTCGGCAAATAACAGGAGTAGGACTGCCATACTATTCTTTGGTGGATTTACAAATTCTCTTTCAGCAGAAGTATGAGATTTTATTTCTTCAAGAAGAATTCATTACTCTTTCCTTTAACTCTGTTTTAGATGTTTTGAATCATTTGAAACAAACGGGAGTAAATGGCGGTTTTAGTCGAGTTTGGACAAAAAAAGCATTCATGGACTTCTGTGTCAAGTACGAATGCTTATCTGAAAATAAAAATAAGATACAGTTAACATATCATCCTATTTACATAGGATTAAAAAAACGATAA
- a CDS encoding protein of unknown function DUF452 (COGs: COG2830 conserved hypothetical protein~InterPro IPR007398~KEGG: paa:Paes_2188 protein of unknown function DUF452~PFAM: Protein of unknown function DUF452~SPTR: Putative uncharacterized protein;~IMG reference gene:2504106696~PFAM: Protein of unknown function (DUF452)), whose product MKPYWTKKENNGSLLLIFNGWGCDENIIQGIDILEYDILILSDYTELDIDLKSLTAPYSVIKVIAWSFGVYVANLYLQELPRVLYALAVNGTIHPIDDNVGIPSSLFQATLDHYDERFRVKFFRRMMGGNKRLEELAQLLPQRSTEEQRIELFEYQQRVEKAQNTICYKWDKIVIGNNDLIFPPSNLINAWKRFDYDCVEAAHFIPFQKLINQYL is encoded by the coding sequence ATGAAGCCTTATTGGACTAAAAAAGAGAATAACGGAAGTCTTCTGCTCATATTTAATGGCTGGGGATGTGATGAAAATATTATCCAAGGTATAGATATTTTAGAGTATGATATTTTGATCTTAAGTGATTATACAGAGTTAGATATAGATTTAAAATCCTTAACGGCTCCTTATTCTGTGATAAAAGTAATTGCGTGGTCATTCGGTGTATATGTAGCGAATTTATACTTGCAGGAATTACCTCGAGTGTTATATGCTTTGGCTGTAAATGGAACCATTCATCCTATCGATGATAATGTAGGAATACCCTCATCTTTATTTCAAGCTACATTGGATCATTATGATGAAAGGTTTAGAGTAAAGTTTTTTAGGAGAATGATGGGTGGAAATAAAAGATTAGAAGAATTAGCTCAGCTCTTACCACAACGTAGTACTGAGGAGCAACGAATAGAGTTGTTTGAATATCAACAAAGGGTTGAGAAAGCTCAAAATACAATTTGTTACAAATGGGATAAAATAGTTATAGGTAATAATGATTTGATCTTTCCTCCTTCAAACTTAATAAATGCTTGGAAGAGATTTGATTATGACTGTGTGGAAGCAGCTCATTTTATTCCTTTCCAAAAATTAATAAATCAATATTTATGA
- a CDS encoding Dethiobiotin synthetase (COGs: COG0132 Dethiobiotin synthetase~HAMAP: Dethiobiotin synthase~InterPro IPR004472~KEGG: bfs:BF1614 dithiobiotin synthetase~PRIAM: Dethiobiotin synthase~SPTR: Dethiobiotin synthetase;~TIGRFAM: Dethiobiotin synthase~IMG reference gene:2504106698~PFAM: CobQ/CobB/MinD/ParA nucleotide binding domain~TIGRFAM: dethiobiotin synthase): MKKVYFVTGIDTNVGKSIATGYLANQMMQEGKKVITQKLIQTGNVKVSEDIEMHRKLMGLPLLDVDKNRHTCPYIFTYPCSPHLAARIDRKEISIAKINECTNSLLSKYDVVLLEGAGGIMVPIQDDYLTIDFIKDEKLPIILVTSPKLGSLNHTLLTIESCLNRGIVIDTIVYNDFPKGDEVISPDTYAFIQKYMDKHKMDTKLIKIPNIEIPS, from the coding sequence ATGAAAAAAGTTTATTTTGTGACAGGAATTGATACTAATGTAGGTAAAAGTATAGCTACTGGTTATTTAGCTAATCAAATGATGCAAGAGGGTAAAAAAGTGATTACTCAAAAGCTTATTCAGACCGGGAATGTTAAAGTTTCAGAAGATATAGAAATGCATCGCAAGCTGATGGGGTTGCCCTTGCTAGATGTTGATAAAAATCGCCACACTTGTCCTTATATTTTCACCTATCCTTGTTCACCTCATTTGGCAGCTCGTATTGATAGAAAAGAAATTTCAATAGCCAAGATTAATGAATGTACTAATTCTCTTCTGTCTAAATATGATGTTGTCCTTCTAGAAGGTGCAGGCGGTATAATGGTACCTATTCAGGATGATTATTTAACAATAGATTTTATTAAAGATGAGAAACTACCTATAATCCTTGTAACATCTCCTAAGTTGGGTAGTTTAAATCATACGCTTTTAACGATAGAATCTTGCTTAAATAGAGGAATAGTTATTGATACCATTGTGTATAATGATTTTCCTAAAGGAGATGAGGTCATTAGCCCTGATACGTATGCTTTTATCCAGAAATATATGGATAAGCATAAGATGGATACGAAGTTGATAAAGATCCCC
- a CDS encoding adenosylmethionine-8-amino-7-oxononanoateaminotransferase (COGs: COG0161 Adenosylmethionine-8-amino-7-oxononanoate aminotransferase~InterPro IPR005814:IPR005815~KEGG: ppd:Ppro_1177 adenosylmethionine-8-amino-7-oxononanoate aminotransferase~PFAM: Aminotransferase class-III~PRIAM: Adenosylmethionine--8-amino-7-oxononanoate transaminase~SPTR: Aminotransferase class-III;~TIGRFAM: Adenosylmethionine--8-amino-7-oxononanoate aminotransferase~IMG reference gene:2504106694~PFAM: Aminotransferase class-III~TIGRFAM: adenosylmethionine-8-amino-7-oxononanoate transaminase), whose product MNCNITDKAQELLDFDVKHIMHPYTSPTKPIPCYLVESASGVYLNMSDGRRLIDGMSSWWAVIHGYNNIYMNEAITTQLNKMSHVMFGGITHEPAVKLAKRLIQMTPKGLDHVFYSDSGSVAVEVALKMALQYWYSVEQPKKCKFATVRSGYHGDTWHPMSVCDPVTGMHHIFNQTLSAQFFVPKPTTKFDGIWNESDLDAVCDLFTNHHKEIAAFIIEPIVQGAGGMRFYHPNYLSGLRKLCKEYHILLIVDEIATGFGRTGKMFACEWSQITPDIMCVGKALTSGYITFAATLTSHKVAQVISNGYPGVFMHGPTFMGNPLACSAANASLDLIEKYNILDKISKIEAQLKIELNSLNSLNGVKEVRVLGAIGVVEVEEEVNLEVLQKMFVDRGIWIRPFGKLIYMMPPYVITSEQLHQLTSQFCKTVQDYLV is encoded by the coding sequence CATCCTTATACGTCTCCTACTAAACCTATTCCTTGTTATTTGGTAGAATCTGCTAGTGGTGTATATCTAAATATGAGTGATGGTAGGAGGTTGATTGATGGTATGTCTTCTTGGTGGGCAGTAATTCATGGCTATAATAATATATATATGAATGAAGCAATTACTACTCAGTTAAATAAAATGAGTCATGTTATGTTTGGTGGCATAACCCACGAACCTGCAGTAAAATTAGCTAAACGTCTTATTCAAATGACACCAAAAGGTTTAGATCATGTTTTTTACAGTGATTCTGGTTCTGTGGCTGTAGAAGTCGCTTTAAAAATGGCTTTACAATACTGGTATAGTGTGGAGCAACCTAAAAAATGTAAGTTTGCTACAGTTCGTTCAGGATATCATGGGGATACATGGCATCCAATGTCTGTTTGTGATCCTGTAACAGGGATGCACCATATCTTTAATCAAACTTTATCTGCACAGTTCTTTGTACCCAAACCCACTACTAAATTTGATGGAATTTGGAATGAATCCGATTTAGATGCTGTTTGTGATTTGTTTACAAATCATCATAAAGAGATAGCAGCTTTTATTATTGAACCCATTGTTCAAGGAGCTGGTGGTATGCGTTTTTATCATCCTAATTACCTCTCTGGGTTGAGAAAACTTTGTAAAGAATATCATATTCTATTAATCGTAGATGAAATAGCTACAGGTTTTGGTCGTACTGGAAAAATGTTTGCTTGTGAATGGTCTCAAATTACTCCTGATATAATGTGTGTAGGGAAGGCTCTGACTTCTGGATACATCACATTTGCAGCGACATTAACATCTCATAAAGTAGCTCAAGTAATATCAAATGGATATCCAGGTGTCTTTATGCATGGTCCTACATTTATGGGAAATCCTTTAGCTTGTTCGGCAGCCAATGCAAGTTTAGATTTAATTGAAAAGTATAATATCCTTGATAAAATATCAAAGATAGAGGCTCAATTAAAAATAGAATTAAATTCGCTGAACTCTTTGAATGGTGTTAAAGAAGTGCGTGTATTAGGTGCTATTGGTGTTGTAGAAGTAGAAGAGGAGGTTAATTTAGAAGTTTTACAAAAAATGTTTGTGGATAGAGGAATCTGGATTCGTCCTTTTGGTAAACTTATTTATATGATGCCTCCTTATGTAATAACTTCAGAACAATTGCATCAGCTTACTTCTCAGTTTTGTAAAACAGTTCAAGACTATTTGGTATGA
- a CDS encoding 8-amino-7-oxononanoate synthase (COGs: COG0156 7-keto-8-aminopelargonate synthetase~InterPro IPR004839~KEGG: pgn:PGN_0938 8-amino-7-oxononanoate synthase~PFAM: Aminotransferase, class I/classII~PRIAM: 8-amino-7-oxononanoate synthase~SPTR: Putative uncharacterized protein;~IMG reference gene:2504106695~PFAM: Aminotransferase class I and II~TIGRFAM: 8-amino-7-oxononanoate synthase) → MREELQELKKNGLARNLTPSCYCANEILIGGKSYINLSSNDYLGISSRLDWQKEFLDGLAREEFLMGATSSRLLTGNSWCKEELETFIGIQYGKECLVYNSGYHANLGVLPALTNKEDLVLADKLVHASIIDGLRLCGCKWMRYRHNDSNHLERLLKEYHSLYENIYVVTESLFSMDGDFVDLERLLLLKNKYSFKLYLDEAHAIGVVGNHGLGLAEEKGALSEVDYLVGTLSKALASEGGFIITDLETKEWLINKSRSFIFTTAGAPVSSLWSQFVFKKMLKMKEERLYLRKITEDFRSWLPNKNVVGESQIIPLIMGNNNECLSYSDKLRHAGLWVSPIRYPSVPLRQPRIRFSLTAALKPHQMQKIHEALLD, encoded by the coding sequence ATGAGGGAAGAGCTGCAAGAGTTAAAAAAGAACGGTTTAGCTAGAAATCTTACTCCTTCTTGCTATTGTGCCAACGAAATATTAATAGGTGGAAAGTCATACATCAATTTATCTTCCAATGATTATTTAGGAATTAGTAGTCGGCTAGATTGGCAAAAAGAGTTCTTGGATGGATTAGCACGTGAAGAGTTTTTAATGGGAGCTACTTCTTCTAGACTATTAACTGGTAATTCTTGGTGTAAAGAAGAGTTGGAAACATTTATCGGAATTCAATATGGTAAGGAGTGTTTGGTTTATAACAGTGGTTATCATGCTAATTTGGGTGTTCTGCCTGCATTAACCAATAAAGAAGATTTGGTTTTAGCGGATAAATTAGTTCATGCAAGTATTATTGATGGGTTACGGCTGTGTGGTTGTAAATGGATGAGATATAGACATAATGATTCTAATCATTTAGAGCGTCTTTTAAAAGAGTATCATTCACTGTATGAAAATATATATGTTGTTACAGAGAGTCTGTTTAGTATGGATGGTGATTTTGTGGATTTAGAGCGTCTTTTATTACTGAAAAACAAGTATTCTTTTAAACTTTATTTAGATGAAGCTCATGCTATTGGTGTTGTGGGAAATCATGGATTAGGTTTGGCTGAAGAAAAAGGAGCTCTTTCCGAAGTGGATTATTTAGTAGGTACATTAAGTAAAGCCTTAGCCTCTGAAGGGGGTTTTATTATTACAGACTTAGAAACCAAAGAATGGCTGATAAATAAGTCTCGTTCGTTTATTTTTACAACTGCTGGAGCTCCAGTTAGTTCCTTATGGTCTCAGTTTGTTTTTAAGAAGATGCTGAAGATGAAAGAGGAAAGGTTATATCTCCGAAAAATAACAGAAGATTTTAGAAGTTGGCTACCCAATAAAAATGTAGTGGGTGAGTCTCAAATTATTCCTCTAATAATGGGGAATAACAATGAATGTCTTAGCTACTCAGATAAATTGCGTCATGCAGGTCTTTGGGTTTCTCCCATTCGTTATCCATCTGTTCCGCTTCGTCAACCAAGAATTCGCTTTTCATTAACAGCGGCTCTAAAGCCACATCAAATGCAGAAAATTCATGAAGCCTTATTGGACTAA